The window TTCTCCCGCTCCAGCGCCTTGATCCGCTCGCGCTCATCCGTCGTCGGTCCGGCCCGCACGCCCCGGTCGCGCTCGGCCTGACGGACCCACTTGCGCAGCGTTTCGCCAGAGCAACCGATTTTGGCCGCGATCGACTGGATCGCGGCCCATTGCGAACCGTGCTCGCTCTCATGCTCCCGGGCCAGCCGGACTGCCCGCTCGCGAACCTCAGGGGAAAAGGGTGGGGTATGCTTCGTCATGGCTCCAGTCTCTCAAGAGTTGGAGCCTCCGAAAATCCCGGGGCGATTCAAAGCCGTCATCGGATGACGCCGCCTGAGCGGTCATCGGCTGGCTTCTACTAACGGGGGGCCGAGGTGAATTCTCGGTGCGCTAGGGTCGTCACCCAACTGCCCAGAAAAGCGGAAGCGCGCCTGCCATGAACAGGGCTGACGAGAGGAGCACGGCAAGGCGCTCGCGATGGTGCAGGACGAAGGCGTGAGGGCTGGCGAACATGGCGAGGCCGGGTCGGGAGTGAGATCAGCACGCTCGCTCCTGAACCTTGACGGATCGGGGGCAGTTCGCGCTCTCCACAGGTGATGGCTGATGCCTGTCGCTGGTGGGCCACATCCTTTTGGATGTGCTCGGGCGCACCTCGCGGAGGCGGCGTCAGGCGTAGCCCTTCCTCAAGGCCGCTATCGCCCCTCTGCGGCCCGATCTAGCGGCGCAGTGACCTCACGAGTTGCTGCGCCGTTGTCGTTGTGGGTCGGCACCAAGGCGCGATCTAGCAGCAGTCGCGGTTCGCAGAGATCCAACACGCTACCCCGCGATGATGCGAGCATGTCCCCTGGCGGTGCTGGCTGTAGCTCCAGTCGCCATCCCGACAGCGAGCCGTGGCGTCGACAGGCTTGGCGCAGCTCGAACCCTTGGGTTGCTCGGGGCGTGGCACCTCGCAGCCGTCTCGGTTCGTGTAGGTGCCGTGTCGAAGCTCCTCGGTGGCGAACAGCTTGCACGATCCGCGTGCCAAGGCCCCGGCCTGGGGGCCGAGCGAGGCGACCA of the Methylobacterium oryzae genome contains:
- a CDS encoding DUF3761 domain-containing protein produces the protein MPEVATAILGTATRVRNGAPTAAAGTTSPAASSATEAAMAPHDRCRAPIRLVAIAFVFLVASLGPQAGALARGSCKLFATEELRHGTYTNRDGCEVPRPEQPKGSSCAKPVDATARCRDGDWSYSQHRQGTCSHHRGVACWISANRDCC